The following proteins come from a genomic window of Salvia hispanica cultivar TCC Black 2014 chromosome 4, UniMelb_Shisp_WGS_1.0, whole genome shotgun sequence:
- the LOC125221132 gene encoding uncharacterized protein LOC125221132: MGWRIMSIYLSAILLCVSAQKKPDSPYKALQQYKFPAGLLPEGVTSYTLNESSGEFSAHLNGSCSFTLENSYELRYEPVMKGLISQGWLKKLSGVSVKVVLLWLDVVEVKRNGQNLEFSVGFKSADFPVENFEECPRCGCGFDCGNGIGGVLGNWSSS, from the coding sequence ATGGGTTGGAGAATTATGAGCATCTATCTCTCAGCAATTCTGCTGTGTGTTTCAGCCCAAAAGAAGCCTGATTCACCCTACAAAGCTCTGCAGCAATACAAGTTTCCGGCGGGGCTACTACCGGAGGGTGTCACCAGCTACACCCTGAACGAGTCCAGCGGGGAGTTCTCGGCCCATCTCAATGGGTCGTGCAGCTTCACGCTGGAGAACTCATACGAGCTGCGGTACGAGCCAGTGATGAAGGGGTTGATATCTCAAGGCTGGCTTAAGAAGCTGAGCGGAGTGAGCGTAAAAGTGGTCTTGCTGTGGCTCGACGTGGTTGAGGTCAAGCGCAACGGTCAGAACCTCGAGTTTTCTGTTGGCTTCAAGTCTGCGGATTTTCCGGTTGAGAATTTTGAGGAGTGTCCCCGGTGTGGGTGCGGTTTCGATTGCGGGAATGGGATTGGAGGAGTGTTGGGAAATTGGTCATCTTCTTGA